The window ccaggcttgtccgttctgacggatttttggaaacatcAATTAGTATAagtagaagcgtcgatggagtttTAATTCACATACATCTTCCGTCCTTtctttcgtctattcacataaaattcccaaaataaattttcaagagaacatTATCactatgaatactttggagatccgcttgaaggaatggaccaacgaattctCGAATATggaaaagcacgacatgggtgcttataactttgggtctttgttgagtttgaaactcatcaaaattgtaaaaccattcttggatgcttgccttgactattgggacccgaattatcatgttttcgcgtttccgggaggtgatatttgcccatttcttgAAGAGatagctgctattggtggatgggatcccgAACATCTTCCTGCCGTACCTTCCACTtcccaagggtataagagcaaattcagggacttgcttggactggccagacttgaggtggatcgcctaGTTATCCCGAAGGGCGTGaaaatgttggactttattgatcgattcatcaacagggccgaccctactgtctctcatgttgctagaaggagagcatttggcatcgacagatgatgttgttttgtatgaactttgccacgttcttagccgtaagaccagtgtaggaagccgcttctacccatttggtgaagtagtcaattgctactagaatgaaacagtgacctcctgttccggctggggttatctttccgattatgtcaattccccatgcagaaaatggccaaggagatgtcattgtatagagcaacgaaggagggacatgttgtacattcccgaagatttgacaattgtggcaatgtctcacgtatttgatgcaatcagttGGAATCCTTGAGTGATGGGTAatcttcctaccatctcggaaagttggtttgtaacaactttttcaggacaccttttaaggcataatcgccgttatagcgaaatgctgccgaattttcgacttgaactcggaactaggctttgacttggacttgtcttgacccaatttatcacatgagtgatcgggttggcgggAATACGGCCAAGGATGGCCGGAAAAGGGCGTTTTTTAGGGCTTTGAGGGCTCAAAAACTCCTTAatcaaaggcttgtcgtcacgtgacgcggcctgaattcactttaatgttgcaggtgatgatgcttctacttctgggaggactcccatggagatagacacccttctttgttgaggaggctttagagcaggccttcaccgctgcgatgatggctgctgagtttcacgaggaggaggctgccgaggaggaggagaCTCCGAAACAAGCCAACGtagggcgaggaggtcgtcagctgagggaagctcctgcgtgggccgagacctgggagagtaggcacctggtgtgggctgcagagggtcacctgtcctacaggacggtgaagagtttggtaaataggaattcactacccattacctattctctttcattctttttgtccaaatttctttcatatttcattcaaaactaaagatagcttcgtttcaaatcataataggaggccgggaacatcaggtcgttctcgggttacacgacagcgatggagcactatgagcggctgtcggcggaggagagggccatgatcgagcgcggagcgttcggtcccTCGGTtcagtccggagggatatcgtgaagaggaagttgcgggccaaccttagcctggtccgtgctttcttggatcgattctgggatatgacttccacgtttcacttgcctttcggtgaggtgggagtcactttggaggactacggcatgatttctggtctgccgtgtgggaccgaggagatggcgtggtcggagactgccatgagggcggattcggctgaggcgaggaggttgatcagctggaacttgtcgccgaaggctgttgcagtgccgggtttggtacccagtacctacgttcgagactactttgcaggggaagaccccggcgctggtgacgatcgatgggagggagacggctcctcctccttgtacagctgagcagagggctcgcctgtggctgtggtggtttttgtcttcaatttacctgggagacaagggcgagaggctgtcgacgaagcttcttccctttctttctgacctgagttccctaggacgctgggactgggtcactgctggttttgcggtcctcatccgctttatgagggccatggttcgtccagagctgatggagaaggggacttctccaggtgctgtcggacctggactgctgttggaggtatgaaccttccttttaaTAGCAAATTCCTTTCTTAATCAAAtcgcgaaagatcgtcattgattattctgttttacaggcctgggtgtactcctacttcccgagtcttacgccgaagaggacggagccactggagaaggcctatcccgtggtgagggattgggtgatgtgccggacgaagagcaagcgttcttcgcacaatgtctaccggcgggacgtgaacgcccttcagctgagcagcgtgagtatcccactcgtattcatttatatttcttatcctttgcctttaattgatcgtaggaatgatctttgccttgtcttgtcgcagtgggtgcccagaccttgggcggagtacgctggagcgcctccttttgttgctgaggtccttcgacctaggagctcgagtcggctgctgttgtggacgtcgatgggtcccgtgtggtatctgggcgagcgtttggctcgtcagtgctctcggggcgcgttgacggttcccgtcgatcctccgaggacgatgttcagggagcctactgaggctgagagagaggcagacctggctggtgccagtggcgacgaccttcttctcgttggcgaggactactcggcgttcctttacgggaggttggcgtactggccagtagtggtgagtatctttttacTTTTCCTTGATTTGAGAGTTGTGACGGAAGATCATCAATTAATGGGGGCTATTTGtttttgcaggaggtcgaggcggcgggcatcgagcccccagtgtaccccgagactcttgagtacaccgacgcgaccgggaggacgacgatctccgagctgcgtgactttgacgtagcggtgacggatgctggcctagacgactggcagcatctgattcggagggtgagcctccagcttatttacctttcgtgtaagaacacatttgattaaacttgttcaatttgctgagaatttctttgaaatacaggtcgcgccgtcccggttcgtggcactatggagggtggccaaccggctgcgagctactgccatcgaggcactcgtcggtggtcgcggtcgtcaggtatgaacctcatttgatttcttttgatttttgattttggttttgttttgaattgattgacatgagccaatttgttgctgtttaCAGGCTGGCCGCGAGCTGGAacgagagttggcccaggctcgggaggagacggctcgcttgttgagggagctcgagtttcgggatgccgagaatgTCGTTTTtgcggcgagggttgctgagttggagggtgcccagcagtagttttgtgtagctttgtACATTTTGACTtctgttttgaacattttggactttgtttgggatgcaagcccccagtttacttggaCATTTGGACTTTgctcggggcgcaagcccccagtttgcttgtacatttgcttcatttggtgtatatatgatggcctgagtgcctttgctgctgggttgtgttgtttgtatctgcaggttagttttgaacaggtttggtagacaacggtttacgccgtcatgctgccgaaatttacatggaaattacgcaaaacatacattttatgtatatggccttaattagcgcaaaaggACTCAAAAGAAcgtaacatgcaaaaatttttgggaaatgaccggacggtagggagggttacccctaaaaaaaaaaaaaaaaagaaatcaataaGTGTAGAAATGCGAAATGAAATGTTGAAAGTCATTATAaacgaaaacaaaagaaaattatttcctaaaatgaaatttatttcctaaaaataaaattgaatttatttactaaaaataataaaaagaattaagtgtgatgaaatggcgaaggtgtcgatgttGTCTCGAAATGCgcgcccgcgaatttaggaaacctgaaatatggtaatcttcccgtatttaccaaaatacaacctcgcaggaataggaaatcatgcggttatagaattaggaaagatccaacgcggaaatcacgaagtgagatcgggaagaggcgcagcatgagtcgcgtccctttgaagaggcgcaaagccaGTCCGCGCTGTTCCCGTGCTTGTCCgttcgacggatttttggaaacaaagaattagtataagtagaagcgtcgatggagtttTAATTCACATACATCTTCCGTCCTTtctttcgtctattcacataaaattcccaaaataaattttcaagagaacatTATCactatgaatactttggagatccgcttgaaggaatggaccaacgaattctCGAATATggaaaagcacgacatgggtgcttataactttgggtctttgttgagtttgaaactcatcaaaattgtaaaaccattcttggatgcttgccttgactattgggacccgaattatcatgttttcgcgttcccgggaggtgatattttcccatttcctgaagagatagctgctattggtggatgggatcccgAACATCTTCCTGCCGTACCTTCCACTtcccaagggtataagagcaaattcagggacttgcttggactggccagacttgaggtggatcgcctaGTTACCCCGAAGGGCGTGaaaatgttggactttattgatcgattcatcaacagggccgaccctactgtctctcatgttgctagaaggagagcatttggcttttgtttgttgcatgtacatgtcttccaagggcatgttgatgaagacttgagaggtgatactcggaggtttttgattcctaagcttactgccgcctgtagtccgatgagacaagcttcatattctgcagcgttgtttgttacctcgaagtcgagtttgacagcaatcggtgtatgctcaccttcaggagaaatgagcaacactcctattccgaatcctcttaagtttgatgctccatcaaagtatagatcccaggagtctacatctgtttgaagtatatcctcgtcgggaaatgaccaagtatctatggtttgtgcgtcgttgataggattttctgcgaagaattcggcgacggcgcgaccttttatgactttcagtggcacatatttgaggtcgaatttcgagagcatcgagtccaccttgccggacgtccgttgaggacgggtttctcgaagaggtatttgactggatccattttggagtatattttgacggaatagctaagcatgtaatgacgtagcttcttcgttgcccacacaagagcgaggcatgtcttttcgagctgtgagtatttgcactcatattccaagaacttcttacttaggtagtaaatagctctttcttcacttcctacagtttgagctagcatggcacccatggcagtttcggttactgtgagatataaaccaagaggttgatctcgttgtggcggcatgagcactggtggtttagccaatatttccttgattcggtcaaacgctttttggcaatcatcatcccacatggtgtggtctgttttcttgagtttcttgaagataggctcgcaaatcatcgtaagtttcgatatgaatcgacttatgtattgtacttttcccagaatcctcgacttcttttttcgtctccggggttgtggcatttcgatcagagctttaattttagaaggatctatttctattcctctttgactaaccacgtatcccaggagtttgccagacgttaccccgaacgtgcatttctgaggattgagcctcatgttgtacttccgtagccttgcgaagaatttgcgaaggttcgcaatatgtccctctctttctttggatttgacgatcatgtcatctacatatacctcaacttctttgtgcatcatgtcatgtaagagcgtagttgcggtgtgttggtatgtagctccggcgttgattaatccaaacggcattaccgtatagcaataggttccccattgggtgacgaatgcggtcttatgcatatcttccatggccatcttgatttggttataacccgcatatccatccatgcaggatagtaatgcgtggtctgcaaagattgtccactaatatgtcgatgtgaggtagaggaaagtcatcttttggacttgctttgtttaagtccctaaagtcagcacaaacacggattctcccatcctttttgggtacgggtactatgttagctacccagtcagagtactcggaaactttgatgaacccggctttgaattgcttgtcaacttcttccttaatctttagagcccattctgtcctcattcgtcgaaccttCGTTTCTGTGTTTGAAACCGGCTTAATCgtaatcctatgttcggcgatatccctgtcgatccctggcatgtctttgtaggaccaagcgaaaacgtctttgaattcatttaggaggtctatgaaatcggccctttcggtagagctcaaggtagtccctatcctaagttcttggggttctagttcggttcctacgttgatgggttcggtatcctctattactggtcccccttccccttcctgtattatttctttggctatgtagggaggtatttcggtcaagtctgggtcttggtcatcctcagtatcatcataaacagaattgcactcgaaagaacacagagtaAGCgagtaacccgatttattcatattaaaatttgagtaaagttgaaacaaagaagccaactgatccatgatcagtggcggcaaagggacattggttggggcatttcccgaactactgtgactactcgaggctaagctaggagaaacgaagggagtggggatgacaacaggagtagactctctaatgacttctctagactccgactctgactccgactcgaactcgtcgtcttctggttctcctttgaacatctctccttctccagtggtgagcttgaagagccttccttggttgttggtccatttgattgactttctccatcctttctgatgctttgtgtcggtttctgtgatcaatgcggtagggttgaagcgatcgtcctgaagtatcatagtgatgatctcatcctgcgcggccctaatgaatcggtcctctccaaacaaaagactaacagcttgttcgtctaagaaaggtgcttgacgggttttgacggtaggaaccgtttctggaggaatgaagtagcaatcgtgaaagatctcgattccggctagcttcctctcaaggtaatgccaaggttcgggaaatctatgaaagagttccgaacttccttcttgcacgaagtacccatttagagtggggagatatggtctcatttggactcccacgtgcttgcgattttggacttgagcgagcatttcgagaacttcctattttgtgggtttgtaccctagtccgagtggtatccttgttgagttgccttttttgtgtggtgcgaaggtattcttccgaattgggttcaaaggcattccagggaagtatccctgggacttgagtatgtggttgaccactaagttggagtagggattgtagtataaaggtgccaactcactttctatgacatttacgctttggaagcccccaagttcgtatatgggatccacaaggatttgattgtttgattgtttctcgattattgccttgatgggtgacgaagtgatcgtcactactttgccatttagtgggatcttgatcttttggtgcagggtggatgtcactgctttggaagcatgaatccaaggccttcccagaagtatattgaatgaagcttcgatgtccactatttggaagttaacttttcgttcgattggtcctgtagctatggttaggctagcaaatccaaccacttttcgtcgtgtaccgtcatatgcacgtacaccttgattggtgggagtccaatccgactctttcatgcctagcttgtatgccgttttgaggggtataacGTTggccgcggagccatcatctaccaaggtcattggcacattcttctttaggcaaatgacagtgatgtatagagcaaggttgtgactagtgccaaaaggtggcaagtcttcgtctgagaaagtaataggattacttagcttcggtgattcttggaagaccaagttgactacatcttcaggagtggagttatgtgctacacttagcttggccaaagcttgcagtaaagcttggcgatgtgggaataagcttgctattaattgccagactgaaagatcagccttggtcttttgtaattgcttgagcaaatgatcggtggggtcatcttcgttgtcatttggtgtgatgacgttggttggaccgttttgagtagcattttgatatgggcgacccgaacgagttaggtgatccacatcttggtctttgccattttggactatttccttgactacggagttttcaatgagatactcgtttTCATCATTATccgcccaaaccccattgattgcagctagttccctcattctcatgatgtcactttctagtcgtatgatttgatcaactagtttatcaaccacggtaaTTACCTCTTGCATAGTGGTATCTTGGGAGATGGTTAGTGGCGCATATccttcgggtattgcgttgggattgcgtaagatTGTCACCATGCTCTATagctcccaaacttgtctatctacactcctcgctcatgtgatgaagtcggaaatggtaggggagatagtagagtagaacccctctttctcaattgcatgaatttcattttcggtgggagaaatgaggtgtgagcaatctaaggtagattcatcatttgtaatcactagaactccaagaggattctgagtgttgttgggtttacctcctggtggtattgggagtcgaccatcttcaatcatatcctgaagcacatGTTTcaacttgtaacatttttctgtgtcgtgccccttgcccctatggtactcacagtacgaattttcatcccagaacttggatttcttttcgggttcgggagtaggtccaatgggttggagtttaccttgtttcattagcctttttagagcgttggagtaagtatccccaaggtttgtgaacttccttggtgggctagttttcttggatggctcgagaaggttaacctcatcggtcttgctagtagagccgtatgaacgacttgtggatccttgatatcctctacctaccgttttggacaagagtcctttacggatgtcatcttcaattcgtgtccctagtacagttaagtctttgaagcctttgatgttttgatatctcaaatgattggcatatatgggtttgagattatccacaaacttttccacaagagtggcctcatccgggcgttcgactagttgagtactagtcttcctccacctacttaggaagtcagtgaatccttctttgtcattttgggtaagaacctctagagtacgcatgttgacttggatctcggcattatccgcatattgtttagagaactcgattgcggcgtcctcccaagtagcgaccttcttatgatccaaagtgtagaaccattgcttcgggatggtgtcaagagatgaaggaaagatccttaagaacatctcggggttgatgcctttgatagacatgtaatccttgaaggcacggatgtggttcaaagggttctcgtgccccttgaatttagggatatccgtcatgctaaagttagttggtaatttggaattgacggcttcatacttgcgattgttctccatgTAAATGTCAtttcccttaaggtacatcaattgttcctccagatgttggagtcttttctcagctatagTTATCCCCGCGAGAGGAttttcatctttagactcgtcatcagaAAAACGTACTTCACTTTTAGGGgaaggcaaccttccctctacctCAAAGATACgaccttcgataagttcaaggcggtcataggtttgttcttgagtgatttgcatttgggctagcgcggctaggattcgatcactattCTCTTGAAGTTGCTGAAGATtggtttcatcacttgatccgggcatcttggaaactggataagagatcggcgacgaatcaaaacacgatcgaccattctatcacacttgctaaaagaggaaaagttttgactcgtgaagtgggtgtgtgccacttgtgttgggtgagttttgaagaaagacaaggtctttgaaaatgtgtgtcctaatcaactgtagtgtagttgtaggagtggactcgaagtgaggttttgaaatgggcttgcggcccgaattttgacgcgacaaacggacggagttttgaccggattttttgcgctaattaaaggccctatttcgaaattcttgtttgaaaaagggttttgattttttgaaaattcgtcatggttctatttagaaatggtgatcacgtagggtttacacatttatacaagcattataacgggatgctgagtgcatttagaagggttttggtttaaagggtgggttgccataccgaaccatcaaacccgaagtctgtggagaggctcgtgccaaacaagagtaaggctgattcctagtccatttcctcaagtagtgaaggcccttgatacaaacaagagtaagcatcatggtatggatgacgtcaatcgctatccatccttaggcccaaataagaattaggaccgtttagacgggacgattggtcgaatgggttgggttgggcctaggaaggccgaataaacgatctaggaagaccgagttatgaaaaccgacaattgtcttgtacaaactattccctaaccttgttcgagtttcacccttgctacacgtaagtgtattatcccccgGAGTCGCCAAGCGTGGACAGCgaggccgcccacggggcgcttggtgagaaggtcgaaaacaagcgtttgcattttgtatggagtcgccaccaatttttatgggaaattggaaccgttcgaatacctcgtgtcatgtcaagacacaaagtagtgacatgaacactaagcaatcgttacccttagcattctatgtctagaatgactctcgtggatgccaatgaacacgggtgctcacggagatctggagtaaggggtgagggtacgtattaggaagctcttttgatcgaacacctaatcccgcccgcctcgatagcggcctctactaatgattagggaagttattcgtacttgatatatcgtcggttatatgcatgaaatgcaacatccaagttttaatcctaacatgtgagaattaggctaagtcggtgaacaattagttaggcatacaattgggtcgaagttggatttaatgttcaatttacatgtgaaaacattcaagcaataaaagaaatgcaatagaagaaaattacaataatgaaaattacaataattacattggaataggcgatttatgtcgaaaatacctttaaaacggataatttgagaaaacgaataaaagaatgaataataaaattGATGAAAAggaacgaacaggaattaggtgatattacggatattagtagattaatacgtagactaattaaactaagtcaagacagaaacggagttcagggacagaagtcagccaggaacaggcgcagcagagctgcgtcccttggaagaggcgcagcagacgctacGCATTTCCTGTTCCTTGATTCGCCCCgccgtgaagccgtaattgcaagccgttaatgttaattgatgattttaaggattggttacgacaattgactcggatgaaagtgattaatatgttatttaacatgtgaatgggtcatgaaagcgataaacatgaatgagacggagattagacggattaattacatgaaataaACGATTAATTAacgaataaataaacaaactaaacaaattaatttagactaaacataatgaatgatgacgaattaatgaaagTTATATCAATGATCAAATTCCAGAgacccaatatgaacgaattgaatctctaaaatccgggtttgaaattaatgacgaaaacccacaaatattgattattcgggatttaagtcggatttatgatgattaaggCATATGGATAaatgattaattataatacaTGTGAGATATAATATTATGATAtcgaagaattaacaagaacaaacaaaacaagtaaaatcacgaacgaattacagggaataaacgaagaagaaaggaagcaggaactgcggcagcctcacgaagaggcgcagcagaatcgcgctccttcaagaggcgcgattagcttgcgtcctttctcgacggttgatttacatcggaaatccgcaaaacagttttaacaaagggttttagaaatcggttttaaacggtactttcgacataaaccttacaatgaatgatcataaataaatacaataaataaagaggattatacaccctcagacttacatgttgacggaacgagatgaactaagatatcgactagtgatgctcgacgcgaatgtaaagagagtgccctcgtaagaggaaaacgattgattaatttagattgattgagtgtagttggtcaaattggtcggtcatgcaacggagaggctggtacccggaaagatccgagcttacgtggtcggaagtccaagcacgtaggcgccaattagtaagaacgaagtctagaatgcaaagggagaagagaagggcggacactcgcgtgagaaatatgaggaacaaag of the Silene latifolia isolate original U9 population unplaced genomic scaffold, ASM4854445v1 scaffold_237, whole genome shotgun sequence genome contains:
- the LOC141638944 gene encoding uncharacterized protein LOC141638944, with the protein product MGPVWYLGERLARQCSRGALTVPVDPPRTMFREPTEAEREADLAGASGDDLLLVGEDYSAFLYGRLAYWPVVEVEAAGIEPPVYPETLEYTDATGRTTISELRDFDVAVTDAGLDDWQHLIRRVAPSRFVALWRVANRLRATAIEALVGGRGRQAGRELERELAQAREETARLLRELEFRDAENVVFAARVAELEGAQQ